A region of the Litchfieldia alkalitelluris genome:
CACCAAAAAGAGAAGATTGAAGAAATTCACTCTCCAGTTCCAGAAATTATTGAGTATAAAAAGGCGCTGAAGAAGGTCCAAATAGGAAAAAAAGAGCACAGCGAACATAAAGAGTTACGTGAGCAAGCGGAGAGGTTGTTTTACGAAATTCAAAAAGAGGCAGAAGAAGCCAAGGTTTCTGTATTGTCCCAAACTCAAACTAAAACTCAAACTGAAGTATCGGCCGAGAGAATTAATACTCTTTACAGAGAAGTGAATCGACTTTCGATTGATCGACCGAATTGGTTTGCGAAATTGTTTGGATTGGATAAATCTTGGAAAAAGAGATTACAAGATTTAACCCTTTCTATTTTTGAAGCGAAAGAAAATCTATTGAAACAAGAAGAAGTAAAGCAATCTACCCTGAGGCAATTAGAGCGGCAATTATCGGAACTAAAGGAAAAACTCCTCTGGGTGAAACCTTCTTTCTTGACTGAGTTGCAACTAGTGACATCAAAGTCGATGGACTATTTTATCCAATCACATCGATTCATCAACGAAATCAGAATAGAATTTCGAAAATTACGGGGAGTCAATCGTGAATTTCGAAATGATGAGCTTGAAGAACAGCTTCAAAAATTAGTTCATCATCTAAAGATAAACCAGGAGGCAATTGAGCGTTACGAAGGCGTTCAGCATGAGCCTAGTTTAACAGAATATGAAACAGCTTCTGGCAGAATAATGGACTTAATTAATCAAAGCTTTTCAAGTCTGCAACCATACCTACAGCAAACTCACCATCAAATTGAGAAATGGAAAGTGAGTGTAGTCAGTAAAATTCCTACGTATCAGGGAGAGCAAAGGAAGGTTCAAGAAAAGTACACAATCTTAGAGAAGGAAATTTCCAATACGAATGATTCAATCAAAGAGGTGAATGATGTTAATCATGAAATTGAGTTGATTGAGAAACAAGTACAGGACCTTGAGCAAAGTAAGTCGGAAAAGGAATTATTGATACCTGAAGAGTATCGAATCAAGAGTAATGAAGAGATCATTGAGGAAATCAAAGAAATTGAAGAACAACAAAAACTACTTGCAGTAAAGAAGGAGCTTTCACTTGACTGGATTTCGAAACTTGAAAAACCAAGTCTTGGATTTTTAAACCAGTTGAAATCCATTTATATCGAAAATGCAAACGTCATTGGAATTACATGTGTTCAATCTGCTTCAAGGGTGTTTACGGAAGAGTATCCTGATTTTGATGCGGTCATTATTGATGAAGTCAGTAAAGCCACTCCGCCAGAACTATTACTACCTCTTTTAAAAGGAAAAAAAGCAATACTAGTAGGAGATCATAACCAATTACCTCCGATGATCGGTGATGAAACAATTAAAGAAGTTCTAGACGGGTTGGAAGACCTTGATAAGAATCGACGAAACGATTATAAGGATTATGTGAAAGAATCATTATTTGAAAAACTCTTCCACTCAGTAGCGAAGGAACACAAGTCAACCTTACGATATCAATATCGTATGCATTCACATATTATGAATACTATCAATCAGTTTTATCAAGATGAATCAGGATTAGGTCTTCTTCCAGGGATTGAAAACGAAGACGAATCAAGGGCACACGGGTTATCAGGGAAATACGTGAAACCAGCGAATCATGTTCTTTGGCATGATGTTCCTCTTAGTAACTCATTCTATGAAAAACAAGGCAGAAACGGTCGCAGTTATTATAATGAAGCAGAATTAGTTATTATTGAAAAAACACTCGCAGATATTAATGCAGCGATTGAAGAGATGAAACAAAATCATACCTTTCCACTGGATAAAAAGAAAGATATAGGGGTAATTAGTTTTTACGGAGAACAAGTGAAGCATCTTAGGTCGTTATTACCAGAAGACAAGTTTCCTAACCTATCCTTGCGTATTGGGACAGTTGACCGTTTTCAAGGAATGGAACGAAGTATCATCATCGCAAGTTTTGTTCGAAACAATCCAAATGGAAAAATCGGATTTGCAGAGGATTTCCGAAGAATTAACGTTGCATTGTCCAGAGCAAAAGAACTCCTAATCATAACAGGGTGTAGTACATTGTTTACAAGTGCATCACCACTTTACCAAAATGTCCTCTTTGAAGTGGCGAAGGTGGATGGATATAACCCAAATATCATCCATGAAATAGGACAAGACATGCAATGAAATTAAACAATCATAGAGGAAGCGATAATCAATGTTGTGGTTAGAGGAGTACCCCATACAAAAGACAGATAAAATTGCAGAAAAAATTCAATCTGAAATGCCTGGTTTAGAGATACTTGAAATAAAAGAATGGTTCTTACCAGTTTATGATTCCTCCGTAGATGTATACGTGAGCCAATTTCGTAAATTAAATATCATTGAGGAATTTATTTTAAGGCTCCTAGAAAAGAACATTAAGGAATTCGGAAATGAAGAAACCATACAAGAAATCCTTCAATTGGATGCAATGTTTATTTCTCCCTATTTGAATGATATGTTGGCGAAACAACTTATCGATCGAGAGCAAGGCTATTTAAAGCTCACTGAAAAAGGGGGAAAAGCGCATAAAGAGGGATTATTACCAATTAATACATTACCTGAAACTGTTAACTGCTTTTATGACCCTTATTTTAAAAGCTATTACGATTATGCGATACCACTTTCGACTTAT
Encoded here:
- a CDS encoding AAA domain-containing protein, yielding MTSKLLGVSPGPWLAKDLTIIENSLEKNGAVLPTSNLSPDFNRVFQSVYMYDFYVENAGVSNGNHQIELFLATDIDSSPNEQIIKHLGSQTIKLRGYISAENQFSIRFMKLLPTPLGFSNNRRIKKKIMFQKVRSHRERLAHDHSEFMKEIAALPVALEQKFKVEERIKNWEIYLELIERKAKENSAEVNYTKYRIREDMRFVEFTTGQIPKTLENASVKWIDLDENEDDYSSSPLVGVVDRITSGGVVVELFDEYYDAILDQRFSFTSKGRLFISNFGELAQAHRLQKGLNDLKNGRALNPQLENILFDYQSITDTISTSDEPIEVTEFLSNQLNDFQKEAVEGALRSNDIFLIQGPPGTGKTTVIAEICYQNAIRGMRTLVASQSNLAVDNVLSKLANHPKIRALRKGNMKSIEVEGRAFTENEIIQTWLKSTSTLCNTKMDGYKKDDKENGLHQEQLQILVKEKENISILDKQINQQMQFLPSLNRKKQLIETKYKKILDENAERHTRLRAHSQYLKQIEEYIVGLRQADVTMEKVIGLVNSTQSGLQHQKEKIEEIHSPVPEIIEYKKALKKVQIGKKEHSEHKELREQAERLFYEIQKEAEEAKVSVLSQTQTKTQTEVSAERINTLYREVNRLSIDRPNWFAKLFGLDKSWKKRLQDLTLSIFEAKENLLKQEEVKQSTLRQLERQLSELKEKLLWVKPSFLTELQLVTSKSMDYFIQSHRFINEIRIEFRKLRGVNREFRNDELEEQLQKLVHHLKINQEAIERYEGVQHEPSLTEYETASGRIMDLINQSFSSLQPYLQQTHHQIEKWKVSVVSKIPTYQGEQRKVQEKYTILEKEISNTNDSIKEVNDVNHEIELIEKQVQDLEQSKSEKELLIPEEYRIKSNEEIIEEIKEIEEQQKLLAVKKELSLDWISKLEKPSLGFLNQLKSIYIENANVIGITCVQSASRVFTEEYPDFDAVIIDEVSKATPPELLLPLLKGKKAILVGDHNQLPPMIGDETIKEVLDGLEDLDKNRRNDYKDYVKESLFEKLFHSVAKEHKSTLRYQYRMHSHIMNTINQFYQDESGLGLLPGIENEDESRAHGLSGKYVKPANHVLWHDVPLSNSFYEKQGRNGRSYYNEAELVIIEKTLADINAAIEEMKQNHTFPLDKKKDIGVISFYGEQVKHLRSLLPEDKFPNLSLRIGTVDRFQGMERSIIIASFVRNNPNGKIGFAEDFRRINVALSRAKELLIITGCSTLFTSASPLYQNVLFEVAKVDGYNPNIIHEIGQDMQ